The following proteins are co-located in the Chryseobacterium daecheongense genome:
- the rpsA gene encoding 30S ribosomal protein S1, which produces MSKETNSAEVLLNQNVAPEQFDWDSFESGLDADARKEKSDLEEIYNGSLNSLNDNDVLVGRVVRLTDKEAIVDINFKSEGVISLNEFRYNQGLQVGDEVEVMVDRREDKTGQLQLSHRKARTLKAWDRVNELHETGEIVNGFVKSRTKGGMIVDVHGIEAFLPGSQIDVKPIKDYDQFVGKTMEFKVVKINPEFKNVVVSHKALIEADIEGQKKEIIAQLEKGQVLEGTVKNITSYGVFIDLGGVDGLIHITDLSWSRVNHPSEILEDGQTVKVVILDFDDEKTRIQLGMKQLEAHPWDALSADLKVGDKVKGKVVVLADYGAFVEIAPGVEGLIHVSEMSWSTHLRSAGDFVKVGDEVEAEVLTLDREDRKISLGMKQLSKDPWENIEAKYPVGSQHVGTVRNFTNFGVFVELEEGIDGLIYISDLSWTKKIKHPSEFCAVGDKLDVIVLELDIQARRLSLGHKQLTENPWDKFETKYAEGTIHAGKAVEVHDKGASVQFEDAEVEAFCPSRLLEKEDGSKIKKGEDAEFKVIEFNKEFKRVVVSHTGIFRDEEKKNVKESNNRSNTSSSSSSNEERSTLGDIDALAELKRKMEEGK; this is translated from the coding sequence ATGTCAAAAGAGACAAATTCAGCAGAGGTTTTATTAAACCAAAACGTAGCACCAGAACAATTTGATTGGGATTCATTCGAATCAGGTCTTGATGCAGATGCGAGAAAAGAAAAAAGTGATTTAGAAGAAATCTACAACGGATCTTTAAACAGCTTAAACGATAACGACGTTTTAGTTGGTAGAGTTGTAAGATTAACTGATAAAGAAGCTATCGTAGACATCAACTTCAAATCAGAAGGTGTTATTTCTCTTAACGAATTCCGTTACAACCAAGGATTACAAGTAGGTGATGAGGTAGAAGTAATGGTTGACAGAAGAGAAGACAAAACTGGACAATTACAATTATCTCACAGAAAAGCAAGAACGCTTAAAGCTTGGGATAGAGTAAACGAACTTCACGAAACTGGAGAAATCGTTAACGGTTTTGTGAAATCTAGAACTAAAGGAGGTATGATCGTTGACGTACACGGAATCGAAGCATTCTTACCAGGTTCTCAAATTGATGTTAAGCCAATTAAAGATTACGATCAGTTCGTAGGTAAAACTATGGAGTTCAAAGTTGTGAAAATCAACCCTGAATTCAAAAACGTAGTAGTATCTCACAAAGCATTGATCGAAGCAGATATCGAAGGTCAGAAAAAAGAAATCATCGCTCAGCTTGAAAAAGGACAAGTTCTTGAAGGAACTGTTAAGAACATTACTTCTTACGGTGTATTCATTGACTTAGGAGGTGTAGATGGATTGATCCACATTACAGACCTTTCTTGGTCTAGAGTGAACCACCCATCTGAAATCTTAGAAGATGGACAAACTGTAAAAGTTGTTATCCTTGATTTCGATGATGAGAAAACAAGAATCCAATTAGGTATGAAGCAATTAGAAGCTCATCCTTGGGATGCTCTTTCTGCTGACCTGAAAGTTGGGGATAAAGTAAAAGGAAAAGTAGTAGTTCTTGCTGACTATGGTGCATTCGTAGAAATCGCTCCAGGTGTAGAAGGATTGATCCACGTTTCTGAAATGTCTTGGTCTACTCACTTGAGATCTGCTGGTGATTTTGTAAAAGTAGGTGATGAAGTTGAAGCTGAAGTACTTACTTTAGATAGAGAGGACAGAAAAATCTCTCTAGGTATGAAACAATTATCTAAAGATCCTTGGGAAAATATCGAAGCTAAATATCCTGTTGGATCTCAGCATGTAGGAACTGTAAGAAACTTCACAAACTTTGGTGTATTCGTAGAGTTGGAAGAAGGTATCGACGGTTTAATCTACATTTCTGATCTTTCTTGGACTAAGAAAATCAAGCATCCATCTGAATTCTGCGCTGTAGGAGACAAATTAGATGTTATCGTATTGGAATTAGATATCCAGGCAAGAAGATTATCTTTAGGTCACAAGCAATTGACTGAAAACCCTTGGGATAAATTCGAAACTAAATATGCTGAAGGAACTATCCATGCTGGTAAAGCTGTAGAAGTACACGATAAAGGTGCTTCTGTACAATTCGAAGATGCTGAGGTTGAAGCGTTCTGCCCTTCAAGATTATTAGAGAAAGAAGATGGATCTAAAATCAAAAAAGGTGAAGATGCTGAGTTCAAAGTAATCGAATTCAACAAGGAGTTCAAGAGAGTAGTAGTATCTCACACAGGTATCTTCAGAGATGAGGAAAAGAAAAATGTAAAAGAATCTAACAACAGATCTAATACTTCTTCTTCATCTTCTTCAAACGAAGAAAGATCTACATTGGGAGATATTGATGCATTAGCAGAATTAAAAAGAAAAATGGAAGAAGGTAAATAA
- a CDS encoding T9SS-dependent M36 family metallopeptidase — MKRIKLPLMVAAFAVIPSLQLFSQENTQIIKDYISQNKIREYKKSDLTNFVIDNTDASKSLNGDVIKFQQTYNGIPVYSSGGTALIKDRKIVYYTDNFVKNYTESTPISAQITKTAALQKIANELGNTEIADFSILGFFEKSLNNTKSAKQRLVYANTSTGDLRLAYEFIMMEPKSSNYWNILVDANDGKIIEKNNLTLSCNFKPDSYASDGLAIENNNTFVGPEKGYQQSLVLLADPASYNIFPTPLEAPTFGSRSVVSNPWMLTSSPEGWHSDGTTHYTNTRGNNVYAYEDTANTNNPGFSPDGGASRNFNFPFSINGTPAANQSAAITNLFYISNRVHDVFYKFGFTESARNFQQNNFGLGGLDDDSVYAEAQDGGGTNNANFSSPPDNYNGRMQMYLWSTRNRLFFYNTPSTAVARQPAAGVAEFGNALNPTGVTGNVQLSSVLDGCTALPAGSLTGKIGLVERGTCAFVIKTKNLQNAGATAAIIYNNAANGSTIGNMSGTDATVTIPSVLISNAEGEYIKTQLSAATTVNVTLKNDPATSVTPDGSFDNGIVTHEYGHGISNRLTGTGYGCLNSSSDKEQMGEGWSDFFALMLTNKIGDNASVPRGMATYAAGQLPDGDGIRPAKYSPDFTINDYTYGDTNGMEYTNQSGNIVPDVHSIGFVWATMLWDLHWQYVAKYGYSADVTANTTNGSSRILQLVTDALKLQVCNPTFIDGRNAILAAEQATTGGVDKCMIWRTFAKRGLGVNASAGVKTNINDQIQDFTIPDECPLLATDEVKSVKNTSISIYPNPAKNEFFINFPSNTMGKVSVEIYDMSGKLVSSEDKISPDAKKAISTDRLINGTYMVKVKGLGFEAASKVIVKK, encoded by the coding sequence ATGAAAAGAATAAAACTACCTCTTATGGTTGCTGCTTTCGCAGTTATTCCATCTTTACAATTATTTTCACAGGAAAATACTCAGATTATCAAAGACTATATTTCTCAGAATAAGATCAGAGAATATAAAAAGTCCGATCTCACTAATTTTGTTATTGATAATACGGATGCATCGAAGTCATTAAATGGTGATGTTATAAAATTTCAACAGACTTATAATGGAATTCCTGTATACAGTTCCGGAGGAACTGCGTTAATTAAAGATCGTAAGATCGTTTATTACACGGATAATTTTGTGAAAAATTATACAGAATCTACTCCCATTTCTGCACAAATCACTAAAACAGCAGCTCTTCAGAAGATAGCAAATGAACTTGGAAACACTGAGATTGCTGATTTTTCAATTCTTGGATTTTTTGAAAAAAGCTTAAATAATACAAAATCAGCCAAACAAAGGTTAGTGTATGCAAATACGTCTACTGGAGATCTGCGTTTAGCCTATGAGTTTATTATGATGGAGCCAAAGTCTTCCAATTACTGGAATATTCTGGTAGATGCCAATGATGGAAAAATTATAGAAAAGAATAACTTAACATTATCTTGTAATTTTAAACCGGATTCTTATGCTTCAGATGGATTAGCAATAGAGAATAATAATACATTTGTTGGTCCTGAGAAAGGCTATCAGCAAAGTTTGGTTTTGTTGGCTGATCCTGCAAGCTACAATATATTTCCAACGCCACTGGAAGCGCCTACATTCGGATCAAGATCTGTAGTTTCTAATCCATGGATGTTGACTTCCTCACCAGAAGGATGGCATTCGGATGGTACAACTCATTACACCAATACAAGAGGGAATAATGTGTATGCTTACGAAGATACAGCCAATACAAATAACCCTGGATTTTCGCCTGATGGAGGGGCTTCAAGAAATTTTAATTTTCCTTTTAGTATCAATGGGACTCCTGCAGCGAATCAAAGTGCAGCGATTACCAATCTGTTCTACATCAGTAATAGGGTTCATGATGTATTTTATAAATTTGGATTTACAGAATCTGCGAGAAATTTCCAGCAAAATAATTTTGGACTTGGCGGATTAGACGATGATTCAGTTTATGCAGAAGCGCAAGATGGCGGAGGTACTAATAACGCGAACTTTTCCAGTCCTCCGGATAATTACAATGGGAGAATGCAGATGTATTTATGGTCGACTAGAAATAGACTTTTCTTCTATAATACACCTAGTACAGCGGTAGCCCGCCAACCCGCTGCTGGTGTTGCTGAATTCGGGAATGCACTAAACCCTACTGGAGTTACTGGAAATGTACAATTATCATCCGTATTAGATGGATGTACTGCATTACCAGCAGGTTCACTTACAGGGAAGATTGGTTTGGTTGAGCGTGGAACCTGTGCTTTCGTGATCAAAACAAAGAATTTACAGAATGCAGGAGCTACTGCTGCCATTATCTATAATAATGCTGCGAATGGATCAACCATAGGAAATATGTCAGGAACTGATGCGACAGTTACTATTCCATCTGTATTAATTAGTAATGCAGAGGGAGAATATATTAAAACCCAACTTTCAGCTGCTACAACGGTAAATGTTACTTTGAAGAATGATCCTGCAACCAGCGTTACACCAGATGGGAGCTTTGATAATGGAATCGTAACACACGAATACGGTCATGGAATTTCTAACAGATTAACGGGAACCGGATATGGATGTCTGAATTCTTCATCTGATAAAGAACAAATGGGTGAAGGATGGTCGGATTTCTTTGCCTTAATGCTTACCAATAAAATAGGAGATAATGCTTCTGTTCCTAGAGGAATGGCAACATATGCTGCAGGACAGCTTCCGGATGGGGATGGAATCCGCCCTGCAAAATATTCTCCTGACTTCACGATCAACGATTATACCTATGGAGATACCAATGGAATGGAATATACGAATCAAAGTGGAAATATAGTTCCAGATGTGCATTCAATCGGATTTGTATGGGCTACGATGTTATGGGATCTGCATTGGCAGTATGTAGCAAAATATGGTTATTCTGCCGATGTTACTGCAAATACAACGAACGGTAGTTCAAGAATATTACAACTTGTTACGGACGCATTAAAACTTCAGGTTTGTAATCCAACATTTATTGATGGAAGAAATGCTATATTAGCTGCAGAACAGGCAACTACCGGAGGAGTAGATAAATGTATGATATGGAGAACTTTTGCAAAAAGAGGTTTAGGAGTGAATGCAAGTGCAGGAGTTAAAACAAATATCAATGATCAGATTCAGGATTTCACAATTCCCGATGAATGTCCGTTATTGGCTACTGATGAAGTGAAATCTGTAAAAAATACCTCAATTTCTATCTATCCTAATCCTGCTAAAAATGAATTTTTCATCAATTTCCCAAGCAATACAATGGGTAAAGTAAGTGTGGAAATTTATGATATGTCTGGAAAGCTTGTTTCTTCTGAAGATAAAATTTCTCCGGATGCTAAAAAAGCTATTTCTACAGATCGTTTGATCAACGGAACTTACATGGTAAAAGTAAAAGGCCTTGGCTTTGAAGCTGCATCTAAAGTAATCGTTAAAAAATAA
- a CDS encoding DMT family transporter: MKKKNLLKGVLLVGIGASVYGMLATFVKMSYHDGYTTSEVTTAQFVLGLVGLLILNFIQTLTSKTKLSSPSRKEVRMLMLAGTSLGCTSLFYYIAVQYINVSIAIVLLMQSVWFSVVVESFLTRKFPNVRKVVATIIVLVGTVLATNLINVDIELDWHGVFWGLMAAASYTLTMFTSNTLATHLPVLRKSMVMLSGGSIVILAFLFFAQIGPLYFDGLKSIYLNFTDNTKHIHSFDYSIFWTYGFVLAIFGTIIPPILFNLGFPNTGLGLGSIISSLELPVSVTMAFVLLGEKVILVQWAGIALILFAIVLMNLPAKKELKVAEQLS; encoded by the coding sequence ATGAAGAAGAAAAATTTATTGAAAGGCGTATTGCTAGTGGGTATTGGTGCAAGTGTTTATGGAATGTTGGCTACATTTGTTAAAATGTCTTATCATGATGGGTATACCACATCCGAAGTAACCACTGCTCAGTTTGTATTAGGATTAGTAGGACTTCTGATCCTGAACTTTATCCAGACTTTAACATCAAAAACAAAATTATCATCACCAAGCCGAAAAGAAGTTAGGATGCTGATGCTGGCAGGTACTTCACTGGGTTGTACAAGTTTATTTTACTATATCGCAGTTCAATATATCAATGTTTCAATAGCGATTGTTTTGTTAATGCAGTCTGTATGGTTTAGTGTGGTTGTAGAAAGTTTCTTAACCAGAAAATTTCCCAACGTGAGGAAAGTGGTCGCTACAATTATTGTACTAGTAGGAACTGTATTGGCTACGAATCTTATTAATGTGGATATAGAATTAGACTGGCATGGTGTTTTTTGGGGATTAATGGCAGCGGCTTCCTATACTCTGACGATGTTCACCTCTAATACACTGGCTACACATTTACCCGTCCTACGTAAAAGTATGGTAATGCTTTCAGGAGGATCTATTGTTATTCTGGCATTCCTTTTCTTTGCTCAGATCGGGCCCCTCTATTTTGATGGTCTTAAATCAATTTATTTGAATTTTACCGACAATACCAAACATATTCATTCTTTTGATTATTCTATATTCTGGACCTATGGTTTTGTTCTTGCTATTTTTGGAACTATCATTCCACCCATTTTATTTAATTTGGGATTTCCAAATACAGGATTGGGCTTGGGAAGCATTATTTCATCACTGGAACTTCCGGTTTCTGTGACAATGGCTTTTGTTTTGTTGGGTGAAAAAGTAATTTTAGTTCAATGGGCAGGGATTGCATTAATCCTTTTTGCTATTGTACTTATGAATTTACCGGCAAAAAAAGAATTGAAAGTTGCTGAACAACTGTCCTGA